From the Candidatus Auribacterota bacterium genome, the window GACAATGGATGCCACCACAAAGCTCACGATCTGTATCGACAACCTGAAGCGCAAAATCGCCTCCACCAGCGCGAGCAACGCGGCGAGGCCGAGATAGAACAGATATGAACCCATCTTCATCCACGCGCCCAGCATCAAAATGACGACCACAATGCTCCACGCGAGCCAGTGCTGCACCATATAAGGATCCATATCAGTTTCCCCGGACGCACCTAAACACGGCCTAAAGTTGAAAGCTTAAGGTATAAAGACATCTAGGTTTATTCTTTAAACCTTCAACCTTACACTTTCAACTGTAGTCAGGCCATGGTGAGGGCCATGATCGCCTTCTGAACATGCAGGCGATTTTCCGCGACGTCGTAGATGATCGAGCGCGGCCCGCTCGCAACCTCATCGGTCACCTCGTTCCCACGGTCGATCGGCATCGGGTGCGTGAACAGCGCGTTGTTGGTGAGCCTCATCTTCGCCGCGTCGCATATCCATTCCGTGTACTTCATGGCCTTCTCAACCTCGCCCTGCTTGTCGAACTCGCCCTTGTCATAGGCGTGCGGGGTCATCCAGTTGCGGGAGTACACCACATCCGCTCCCCGGTACCCCGCTCTCGGATCGTGGGTAATCGCAAATTTCGCCTTGTTGTCAGCGCAGTTCTTCTTCACCTGCTCGATCACGGCGGGGTCCAGGTCATACCCCTCGGGGTACGCGAGCGTGACATCCATGCCGAAGCGCGAGCAGATGAGCAAGCTCTCCTGGACGGAGCACCACGATCGGGCGAGCGCTCCCTGCCCCCACACCTGGAGCAGCTTTTTGCCCTTGATGTTCTTCCCGAGGTGCTTCCTGAGTCCCATGACGTCTGCCAGCCCCTGACAGGGGTGAAACTTGTCATGCGCCATGCTGATGACCGGGATATCAGACCACCGTGCGTACTCGCGGATCAGCTCGTCACCTTCCCCGTACCGGCTCACCTTGTCCTCGAGTATCCGTATCCCGAGACCGCATGCGTAGCGACTCATCACCTTCGCCGCGTCCTCAACCGTCTCACCGGCGGTCTTCGCCGTCTTGAGCCGCATCGTCTTGGGCTCGAGGAACTGCGCGTGCCCACCCAGTTCGGTGGCGGCGCACTCGAAACTCTGGCGCGTGCGGACCGATGGGTTATAGAAGAACATGAAGAATGTCTTGTTCAGCAAAAGCTTCGTATACTTTTTATCATAGCGCTTCTTGCGCATATGCTCGGCCAAGTCGAGAACCTTGGTAAGTTCCTTCACTGACCACTCCTGCGTGCACACCAGGTCTCTTCCCGTTAAATCTGACATGTGTCCCTCACCTCTCCTCTCTGAACGATTGATGGTTAGGACTCACCCGCGGCCTACAGAGCACAGGTGGTAAGCGCGCATCCGCTTACCACCTGTCGCTCGCGCGGGAGCACACTATACCACTGGCGGTCTCACATCGTCAACGCCATAATGGCCTTCTGGACATGCAGGCGGTTCTCCGCCTCGTCGTTCACGATGGATATCTTCGGATCGTCGATGAGCTCGTCCGTCACTTCCTTGCCGCGCTTCGCGGGCAGGCA encodes:
- a CDS encoding ornithine carbamoyltransferase; the protein is MSDLTGRDLVCTQEWSVKELTKVLDLAEHMRKKRYDKKYTKLLLNKTFFMFFYNPSVRTRQSFECAATELGGHAQFLEPKTMRLKTAKTAGETVEDAAKVMSRYACGLGIRILEDKVSRYGEGDELIREYARWSDIPVISMAHDKFHPCQGLADVMGLRKHLGKNIKGKKLLQVWGQGALARSWCSVQESLLICSRFGMDVTLAYPEGYDLDPAVIEQVKKNCADNKAKFAITHDPRAGYRGADVVYSRNWMTPHAYDKGEFDKQGEVEKAMKYTEWICDAAKMRLTNNALFTHPMPIDRGNEVTDEVASGPRSIIYDVAENRLHVQKAIMALTMA